The genomic window CCTGGCACAGGTAGCCATTGATTTTGGAGGAAGAAACTGGATTGTTTGGGATGCTGAATTTAAACGCGAAAAAGTTGGAGACATGCCTACAGAAATGTTTTACCACTTCTTTAAATCATTCAGTGATGCTGCAAAATGCAATTTAAACGTAAAAGCAGAAGGAGATAACGAACATCATAAAATTGAAGCTATTTTTAAAGCATTTGCAAAAGCAATTAAAATGGCAATCAAACGTGATGCAGAGAAAATGGTATTGCCGAGTACTAAGGGGCTATTGTAAGAAAGGTGGAAGGCTGAAAGGTTTAAGGCGGAGGGTTTTAATGCCATCCGCTGTTAAATAAACCCGATAGAGCGGAATAGCCCGTAACGCAGTGAGGACTATAAGCGAAAGCGGGACTACAGCACCTTTGAAAAGCTGGCGTTCATTTTCAAACCCTTATTAAATAAAAGAATCAGCGTTATTAATTATGATTGGAATAGTAAATTACGGAGCAGGCAACATCTTCTCCCTTGCCGCAGCTTTAGATCGCTTAAATGTGACTTATGGTATGGTAAACACCGAAAACGACCTTGAAAAATATAGCCACATCATCATTCCTGGTGTTGGCCACGCGGGTGCCGCCATGGAAAAATTAAAGGGAACGGGCTTGGTTGAAGCCATTAAAAAACTAACAAAACCTGTGCTTGGCATCTGTGTGGGCATGCAGCTCATAACAGAACATTCGGAAGAGGGCGATGCAGCGCTTTTAAATATCGTTCCCATTAAAACCAAAAAATTCGATAAGTCGCTGAATATCAAAATACCACACATGGGATGGAATGCGGTTAGTCCGAAAAACAATTCGCTATTTGAAGGTGTTGAAGATAATACACAATTTTACTTTGTGCATTCGTACTTTATTGAATATAACCCTACTTTTGACATCGCATCTGCTGATTATGGTTTGAAGTTTTCGGCAGCAGTGCAAAAAGATAATTTTTATGGCGTTCAATTTCACCCCGAAAAATCGGGAAAAGCCGGCGAACTAGTATTAAAAAATTTTTCAAACTTAAGCTTATAAAATGTACATAATACCTGCTATTGATATTTTGGATGGAAAAGTTGTCCGTCTTCGTGAAGGCGATTACAACCAAAAAACGGAATATGATGTTTCAATCCCCGAAATGATAGAAAAATACCGTTCAAATGGTACAGATTTCATCCATATTATTGATTTAAACGGAGCCAAAGGCGATTTTAGCAATCAAAAAGCACTTTTCGAGATCATTAAAAAAACCGAAATGAAAGTGCAGTATGGTGGTGGCATCAGAACCATAGAGCAGGTTACCAATTTGCTTGATGCCGGCATTCATCGCGTAATTGTAGGTACACAGGCCATTACAAATCCCGATTTCTTACCTCAATTAAGTGAAGCCTTTGCTAAAAAAGACGATTATGCAAACCGCATAGTAATTGCAATTGATGTTTTAGATGAGGTAATCAAATATTCGGGCTGGATGGAAAGCTCGCCGATTAAACTGATGGATTACGTTGACAAATGTCTTTCGTTAGGATTTTTCCGTTTCTTATGCACCGATATCAGTAAAGATGGAAAATTAGGCGGCGCAGCGATCGATTTATACCAAAAACTGCTTGAACATTCGCCTATGATTAAACTGATTGCATCAGGTGGTGTAAGTTCAATGCAGGATATTTACGATCTGGCCAAATACCCAATTAGAAGTGTCGTGGTAGGAAAAGCCATTTACGAAGACCGCATTACCATCGAAGAAATTAAAGAGTGGAACTTGAAAGCGTTGTCAAGTATCTAACCCCCCAGCCCCCTAAAGGGGGAGTTAATTGCAAGATTGAAATAGCGATCGTACACTCAAAAAGTTTGTTTTATGTACAGATAATATGAATAGCAGAAAAGCTAAGCCCCCTTTAGGGGGTTGGGGGTTAAATGTGGATGATTTTGACTTTTTACAAGTCAATGAACCTAATATGTTCTATGGTGCATCAAATATAATTTTTGAAAATGCTAAACGGCTAAGAAACAATGTTACTGAAGCTGAAAATTTGCTATGGCATGTTATCAGTAATAAGCAATTAGGAGCAAAATTTAGAAGACAACACCCTATTTCATGTTTTATCGCTGACTTTTACTGTCATGAAGCAAAATTAATCATCGAATTAGATGGAAGCATCCATGATCTACCAGAGGTTATTAATAATGATATTGAAAGACAAAAAGTTCTCGAAGGATTTGGAATTAAGGTAATGAGATTCAAAAACGCTAAACTTTACAATAATTTAGACTCAGTTTTGGAAAAGATAAATGAAGCCATACAGGCTAAGCAGTTTGCATCTCCCCCTTTAGGGGGCAGGGGGCTTTCAAAAAGAATAATCCCTTGTTTAGACGTTAAAGACGGCCGTACGGTAAAAGGTGTAAACTTTGTTGATTTACGCGATGCGGGTGACCCTGTTGAGCTGGCGGCACAATACGCACAACAAGGTGCCGATGAATTGGTTTTCCTGGATATTACGGCCACCCACGAGCGTCGGAAAACGATGATTGAAATGGTTAAATCAGTTGCCAGACAATTAAATATTCCTTTTACCATTGGCGGCGGGATAACCGAAATTGCCGATGCTGAAGCGTTATTAAATGCAGGAGCGGACAAAATCAGCATCAATTCGGCAGCAGTTCGGAATCCTAAATTGATTGAAGCCCTGGCTAAAACCTTTGGGGTGCAGTTTGTGGTTTTGGCAGTCGACACCAAATATGTAAACGGCAAAAATATGGTCCACTTAAATGGAGGAAGACTAATTACCGAACTGGAAACCGAAAACTGGATTAAACAGGCCGAAGATTTAGGTGCTGGAGAGATTTTGTTAACTTCGATGGACCACGATGGCACCAAAGCAGGTTTTGATTGCGGATTGCTAAGCAAAGTAAACCAAATGATCAATATCCCGATTATAGCATCAGGCGGAGCAGGTAGTATTGCGCATTTTACTGAGGTTTTTCAAAAGGCCAATGTTGATGCCGCACTTGCGGCTTCCGTATTTCATTATGGCGAAATTTTAATCCCTGATCTAAAACAAGAATTAAAAAGGAATCATATTCCGGTAAGGATCTAATGGCAGTTAATGATGAATTTGTACAATTTAACCTATTCGGAAATCTTAGAAGCATTAAATAAAATGGATGCTGTACATGAAATTGTAGTAGAAAAAGAAGCTTTTATTCCTGAAGCAGACCTTATCCTTTGCAGATTTAAAGGAGAAAGGTTTAACCTAAAATATGATTTAAATACGGGCCAGATATAGAAGCAATAGGAAACATCAACAAATCTGACTTAGAAATAATAGTGCAGTTAATTTTACAACATCATCATTCTGCAAATAACAATAAAATTAAATGAATATCGATAAATCAACCCTTGACTGGGATAAAACAGCTGGCTTACTTCCTGTAATTATTCAGGATTACAAAACTTTAGAGGTTTTAATGCTGGGCTATATGAATGCTGAAGCACTGGAAAAAACGCAGGCCGAAGGCAAGGTAACTTTCTTTTCGCGTTCTAAAAACCGTCTTTGGACAAAAGGTGAAACCAGCAATAACTTTTTGTTTGTTAAAGAACTTTTTGTAGACTGTGATAACGACACCATTCTGATTAAAGCGGATGCTGTTGGTCCAACCTGCCATACTGGTAGCCGTAGCTGTTTTAAAACAGATTTTAACCAAAACTTTATTTTCGAACTCGAAAATATCATTAATGATCGATATGAAAATCCTGTTGAGGGTTCTTACATCAACAAAATGCGTAACAAGGGACTAAATAAAATTGCCCAAAAAGTGGGTGAAGAAGGGGTAGAAACGGTTATCGCAGCATTAGCAGAATCGGAAGAAGAACTCATTGGAGAAGCATCTGATCTTGTTTTCCACCTTTTATTTTTATTGAAAGAAAAAGGCTTATCGATTCAGGATATAGCGAAGAATTTAGAGAAAAGACATTAATAAGGTAGAGGGCTGAAAGGCTGAAGGCAAATCGTATAAAGCTTCAACCTTCCTACCCTCAACCTTCCAACCTCCGCACCATGCTCAAACACCTACAAACCCTTCCTGGTCACCAAAACCCTGTATATGCTTTAGCCAATTCGGATGAGGATGGTATATTTTTCAGTGCAGGAAACGATAAGGGCGTTGTAGAATGGTCGTTACATACGATGGCTTTTGTAAAGGTTAAAATGCCGGTGCAGAGCTCGGTATATTGTTTGCACTATTACAATCAACAACTATTTATCGGTGAACGCAGTGGTGCGTTTAGTGTTTATGATTTTAATGACCAGAAAGTAATTGCAAGGATCAATGCACATACCAAACCCATTTTCAATATACAAACTGTAAAGGGTAAAAATGAGCTTTTAACCACTGGTGAAGATGGAACAGTTGCAGTGTGGTCATTAGTAGACTTTACAGAGATTTACCGGTTTCAGGTAGCTTACGATACCGTTAGGGCTATTGCAATTGCACCTAACGAAAGTGAAGTGGCCTTTGGTTGCAAGGATCATCTGATCAGGATTTATAACCTGGCTGATTATAGTCTCAAACAATCTCTCGAAGGCCATTCATTACCTGTAACTTCCTTGGCATATCATCCAACTGGTAAATACTTAATTTCGGGAAGCAGGGATGCGCAATTAAAAATATGGGATCTTCCAAGCTATGAGCTTAGGGAAACGGTTCCGGCACATATGTTTACTGTTTACGATATTGCCTTTCACCCCAGCCTGCCTTATTTCGCCACGAGCAGTCAGGACAAAAGCATTAAACTCTGGGATGCAGAGAACTTTAAACTGTTTAAAATATTAAGCTTAGAGAAAGCTGGAACCGGCCATACCCACTCCATTAATAAGATCATCTGGAGCCATGATGGTAAATACCTCATTTCTACAGGAGATGACAGGCAGGTAATGGTTTGGGAGATGGAATAATTTAAGATTTATTTTTGTTGATTATTAAGTGTTGTCGTCACCCTTATCTGTAACGCAATGGAAAGCTACGCAGAATATTATTTAAGAGATAGAAAGCTATTTTTTGTTTGTATAAAACGGATTGACATCCCGCAGTTGATTTCTCATTTTAAAATATACTCTTTTCCAGAAGGGCGTTCTAGTCACAACAATATCTCCCATAATTTCACCGCTAAGACATAGCTCAAGATTCAGATTTTTATTGTCAGCTAAATCTACCAACGAATTCAAAGGCTTATAGCCAATGTAAGTTATAGTTAAAGTACAGTTCTTAGCATTAAAATCTGAAGGTAATTTAATTTCAAAATTTCCTTTTTGATCGGTAGAAGCAAAAGCCAACCGGTTGTTTACCATAACAGATACTGAAGGAAGTGGCTGCTTGTCATCTTTATCTACCACCCTGCCTTTTATTGTTTTTAAGGTATCGCCTAAAATTTCTGTTTTTTCTTCAAAAGGAGTCTTCTTGCGGTATCGATCTGTTTGAGTAAAAGGTGTTATAACTACTTTGGCGTCACTTAACTTCGGAACACTCAAAAAAGCCAGTAAAGATGCTGCAATCAGGCTTGGTTTAAATCTATTGAGTCTATAATTCTCTTTCACACGGATTAAACGATCAAGCTGCTCCGGCTTAAACCTACCACAACTCCCCCCTTGATTTTGGTTAAACCACTGTTTTAGCGCCGCATCAGTAAAATGAGTGAAATCTACAACCGATTTTTGACAGGAGCCACAAAATTTTCCATTTGCATCAGCTTGCATTCCCTCCCATTCTTCATGGCAAGGATTTGAGATTTGAATTTTAAATTTAGATGGCATAAAAAATGTATTTTTTATATAGGATACATTTTCGGCTACTATTCCACAAAACGTTTGATAATTCTGAGCTTGTGTGAATATTTACTCAATTCCTTATTAAAAATCCCTTGGTCATCAATTGGATCAATTTTTACTTTGGCTGAGGAATGGATAATTTCATTTGGACTGAGCATA from Flavobacterium sp. W4I14 includes these protein-coding regions:
- a CDS encoding WD40 repeat protein (product_source=COG2319; cath_funfam=2.130.10.10; cog=COG2319; pfam=PF00400; smart=SM00320; superfamily=50998) gives rise to the protein MLKHLQTLPGHQNPVYALANSDEDGIFFSAGNDKGVVEWSLHTMAFVKVKMPVQSSVYCLHYYNQQLFIGERSGAFSVYDFNDQKVIARINAHTKPIFNIQTVKGKNELLTTGEDGTVAVWSLVDFTEIYRFQVAYDTVRAIAIAPNESEVAFGCKDHLIRIYNLADYSLKQSLEGHSLPVTSLAYHPTGKYLISGSRDAQLKIWDLPSYELRETVPAHMFTVYDIAFHPSLPYFATSSQDKSIKLWDAENFKLFKILSLEKAGTGHTHSINKIIWSHDGKYLISTGDDRQVMVWEME
- a CDS encoding cyclase (product_source=KO:K02500; cath_funfam=3.20.20.70; cog=COG0107,COG2852; ko=KO:K02500; pfam=PF00977,PF04480; superfamily=51366,52980; tigrfam=TIGR00735): MNSRKAKPPLGGWGLNVDDFDFLQVNEPNMFYGASNIIFENAKRLRNNVTEAENLLWHVISNKQLGAKFRRQHPISCFIADFYCHEAKLIIELDGSIHDLPEVINNDIERQKVLEGFGIKVMRFKNAKLYNNLDSVLEKINEAIQAKQFASPPLGGRGLSKRIIPCLDVKDGRTVKGVNFVDLRDAGDPVELAAQYAQQGADELVFLDITATHERRKTMIEMVKSVARQLNIPFTIGGGITEIADAEALLNAGADKISINSAAVRNPKLIEALAKTFGVQFVVLAVDTKYVNGKNMVHLNGGRLITELETENWIKQAEDLGAGEILLTSMDHDGTKAGFDCGLLSKVNQMINIPIIASGGAGSIAHFTEVFQKANVDAALAASVFHYGEILIPDLKQELKRNHIPVRI
- a CDS encoding phosphoribosylformimino-5-aminoimidazole carboxamide ribotide isomerase (product_source=KO:K01814; cath_funfam=3.20.20.70; cog=COG0106; ko=KO:K01814; pfam=PF00977; superfamily=51366; tigrfam=TIGR00007), producing MYIIPAIDILDGKVVRLREGDYNQKTEYDVSIPEMIEKYRSNGTDFIHIIDLNGAKGDFSNQKALFEIIKKTEMKVQYGGGIRTIEQVTNLLDAGIHRVIVGTQAITNPDFLPQLSEAFAKKDDYANRIVIAIDVLDEVIKYSGWMESSPIKLMDYVDKCLSLGFFRFLCTDISKDGKLGGAAIDLYQKLLEHSPMIKLIASGGVSSMQDIYDLAKYPIRSVVVGKAIYEDRITIEEIKEWNLKALSSI
- a CDS encoding glutamine amidotransferase (product_source=KO:K02501; cath_funfam=3.40.50.880; cog=COG0118; ko=KO:K02501; pfam=PF00117; superfamily=52317; tigrfam=TIGR01855), which encodes MIGIVNYGAGNIFSLAAALDRLNVTYGMVNTENDLEKYSHIIIPGVGHAGAAMEKLKGTGLVEAIKKLTKPVLGICVGMQLITEHSEEGDAALLNIVPIKTKKFDKSLNIKIPHMGWNAVSPKNNSLFEGVEDNTQFYFVHSYFIEYNPTFDIASADYGLKFSAAVQKDNFYGVQFHPEKSGKAGELVLKNFSNLSL
- a CDS encoding hypothetical protein (product_source=Hypo-rule applied; cath_funfam=2.60.40.1120; pfam=PF13715; superfamily=49464); its protein translation is MPSKFKIQISNPCHEEWEGMQADANGKFCGSCQKSVVDFTHFTDAALKQWFNQNQGGSCGRFKPEQLDRLIRVKENYRLNRFKPSLIAASLLAFLSVPKLSDAKVVITPFTQTDRYRKKTPFEEKTEILGDTLKTIKGRVVDKDDKQPLPSVSVMVNNRLAFASTDQKGNFEIKLPSDFNAKNCTLTITYIGYKPLNSLVDLADNKNLNLELCLSGEIMGDIVVTRTPFWKRVYFKMRNQLRDVNPFYTNKK
- a CDS encoding hypothetical protein (product_source=Hypo-rule applied; cath_funfam=3.30.1490.180) produces the protein MMNLYNLTYSEILEALNKMDAVHEIVVEKEAFIPEADLILCRFKGERFNLKYDLNTGQI
- a CDS encoding phosphoribosyl-ATP pyrophosphohydrolase/phosphoribosyl-AMP cyclohydrolase (product_source=KO:K11755; cath_funfam=1.10.287.1080; cog=COG0139,COG0140; ko=KO:K11755; pfam=PF01502,PF01503; superfamily=141734; tigrfam=TIGR03188), with the translated sequence MNIDKSTLDWDKTAGLLPVIIQDYKTLEVLMLGYMNAEALEKTQAEGKVTFFSRSKNRLWTKGETSNNFLFVKELFVDCDNDTILIKADAVGPTCHTGSRSCFKTDFNQNFIFELENIINDRYENPVEGSYINKMRNKGLNKIAQKVGEEGVETVIAALAESEEELIGEASDLVFHLLFLLKEKGLSIQDIAKNLEKRH